CCTCATTATCCTTGTTTTATAtcatctctctcttcattcaTCCTTTCCTCAATCTTTTATCACCCTCCTTCCCTTCAACGTTGAATCTCTGCAATATCCAACAACTTCTCTTCCACCCTTCCTTATATCAATCTCTTCCACCACTCATCCTTACACACTccaatcattattatttatattcatcGTTTTATCCATCAACTTCTCTCCTCTTCCATCTGTACATCTTCTCCATTCCTCTCCATTCCTGTCTTTACCTATCCATTACTCCTTGCATCCATTCCTCTATCcaccccttcctctctctctctctctctctctctctctctctctctctctctctctctctctctctctctctctctctctctctctgtgtagagCATTATGAGTGTATCCAGCAGTGGAGCTGCGCTGGTGCAGCAGGTTTATCCATTCCATGATGGCTGGAACATCGCCTGCTTCATCATCCTCCTACTCTTCATCCTCACCGTCCTCTCCCTTGCCACGCTGGCTTTCCTCTACGAGCTGCTCGACTGTGGCTGCTTTGCAAAGTCCAAAACCGCCCATGACCGACGCAACCAGAACGATGAGGTTGTGTAGCCGACAAGAGAGGAAACCAGGCAAACAGCATGATATACAAACCAGGAGGGGCTGCAAAAATGCCACAAAGAGCTACGAGACAGACTGGACAGTGctctgacacacagacacacacaggatGCCAAGATTGATGGAATGAGCAGTGCACTGAAGGAGCTCCTGTTTggtcataaacataaaaaaagtctgtaaaaaaatgtcacttttatttcttctttgaTCTGTTTTGGTGAGTTATAACATTTTGTTCTGTCCTCTCTGGAAATATCACAAATTCTACTAAAGGTCTTTGGTAATGCCTCTGAAACCAATTCATCTTGACCACTCATTAAACATAAGAACGGGACCAACAGGAGGTAACCATGCACAGTTTAAATGAAACTTTGCTTTCAGTCATTAGCCAGATTAATAATACTACAACTGCCTATACTAAACCTTCATACATGCCTAGAGCAATAGATTAAATGAGCTTCTACCTGCAGAACAATTCCGCATTGGAGATGTATGTTGGATACACAAAGATATTCCAGTGTGCCAGGCATTTGTCCACTGCACTGCaagttattaatatttaaatttttttaaaaatacaacacctttcatacactggtGTCAttgaaagtgctttacaaatgagaaaatacacagACAAATATAAGAAGATCTGACTCAAATGGGAACCAACAGGAAGGCACAGTCCTAGTTATAGTTCTGGCTCACGGAACACTCATAATATCCACAATTAACATTTTGATTGTCGTTCTGGTCATTTTATGCTACTAAAtagtctgaagtgtttaatttgGCTAATCAGCCACATTGCTAGCAGGCTCAATTTATGGGCTAAACAAGGTTgtactaaaatgaaatgacatatTGACCGTGCATACAAAAATCcgtacatttacacagaatcACGTGTAGAGTCAAACAAGCCCTGTTTTCATCTCTTGAAAGAATGAACTGATTGCTCATTGGCTATCATGCTTACTAGTTAGCTTACAGGAGTTACACAGATAAATGTCTACACAGAATCATGTGCTAAGCTTCTATTTTTGAGCAGTTGTTCTCAAATTCTAGCGTAAATGCTAATAACACTAGTGTTAGCTTCCTAATTAGCTTGTGTCACCTTAGCAAAAGTGTACAAAATTCACTTAATTGTTGTTAGCTTCAGCTGCAAGTGTTTTCAAAGACAGGAGAAACACCCTAATGTGGCATATTGGCATGTTTAACaggcacaaaaaacacaaaactagaACCTGTGAAAAGTGAAAAGGCTCAGTTCCATTTTTTCTGGGTTCTAGTACTTTGtgagcaggaaaaaaagaacGTCAAGCAAGCACCTGTACTACTCTGATAACAGTAATGAATCACAATCATGGGCCTGGGCAAATCTAGTGTAATAGTTCAGGTTATACGTCTCATCAGACTATTATAAAGATGCCGAGTTGTGTTTATGAAACTACTTTTACTGATATaccacaatatatatataaccagCGTTTCAAATTTGAATCATTCTAATAAACATACACGTTCTTTCACAAAATGTcacggtggagctaaacagccTTCAGTTCTCATTACAAAGCACAGTCCAGGCCAACACACGATAACTTTGGCATCTGGCTTTATTTAAAACCCAAAAGCAATCAAATACGTTCAGCTCTTACGGACACAAAAACAGATAGCAGTGCACAATTTGAAATCCACCATTCAATAAATGGCAATACTTCAATTCAACAACAATTTCTAGTTGCTAAACAGGAGAGAGTAGCTGGACAgtattagcttagctagcatgctaccagctctgctcaccacagagcaggtttgGTTCTGACTAAAAGAACCTTTACTGACACAAGTTTGATGATAATGACTCAAACCTGAGAAAGAGAAGTCGCCCTGCTGACATTAGAGGGACAGAGAGCTAATATTAAGCCTGTTCTGTCAGCTAGCTTTGAGATCCAAACAGCCCGGTACAGGTTTTATGTGACTAACTGCTGTTCTGCTTTCACGTCTATCAGCGAAGGCAAAGTTGACTGAGTGACTGTGCTTCGAAATCAAAGCTGTTCTGTTGAGTTTTAAGTTGCTGGGCTAAGCTAATGAGTGTACGGTACCTCCCACTGCAGTACAGGTTCAGTTCCATCGAACTGATGCTTAAAACGCCTGCCTTTAATACAGGTTCAGTTCTATTCAAGAGACTTCCTttgagcttttaaaaaaaatccttagCAATCCTTTTTCATGACTTCTTGTAAACATtcccaaggttcagtcttaggcATTCTCTGCATTTTCTACCCTTCACAGATCTAAATAACTGAAATTACAAATtgtatggactgatgagtccaAATCTTACATGCTGATTTTCAGCACCCCAGTGCAAATTTTCCTCCTTTGCTAATATTTCAATTTGTCAGTAATAGTGTTGGGACATACATACGCTACATGTCCTTGAGAAGATCTTTTAAAGAGCAAAGAGTTTTCAGAGTACACAAAAGTTAAGAGTGgagaaattaaacacaaatacatttgatattgGACATACTAGTGGAgtcttttctgttaaatgtttcctgtatttttctgtaactgtcaaaataaataacttgtatttaatggccaaACGAGTGCTCAGTGaaactttgcacagtactgtacatagaCACCTATAAATGTTACTGCAAACACATGCATTTATAAGCTTCTTCTGGAGCAGATCTGTGCAGACTTGCATGCTAATACCATTCACTGCTGGAAAAGCTTTTGAAAGCCATGCCTACAAGCtgtctgcattaaaaaaaaacaggcactACACTTTGTGTTTAGCAGAAAAACTGATGTATGTTCTCTTCTTGGGCCTCTTCTCTGCAGTTTTTACCACTGCAGGATTTCGGGGTCGACCTCTATTAGTCAAACAATGCGATTAGTGGATTTATAAGTCAAATAGTCAATGCAACACCACCACATAAACTGGGACACCTTTCTTAACAGTAACAGATGTTCCTACATTGTCTTCTATTTTCAACACCTCCAGAAGGAAATGTTTTGCCTTACAAACTCCACTGCGATTTTTCacaacatttttatacataccAGTCTTACAGCACATTCCTTCTCACTTTTGTGAAATTCACTTCTTGGTGTCATCAGTTGTAGTAAATGCTATTAACACTTTAGTAACAACACTGCCAACATCATATTCAAAAGACACTCACTAAGCCTTTAAATTTAAAGGAGGGGAGAACAGGCCacaaaaagcatttatttttattttttttgtatttttgctaaattatttaaaactttGATACAAATGCTGCTTTTATTTGTGAACAAATCAGGTGAGTGGTGTGAGTATGAATGTAACAACACACCCCAATGGCTCTTTGTAACTGAAAGAGGGGCTACTTGTAACATTCACTTGAAAAAACATAAATTTATGCAATCAAtcaattaaacacaaataacactTAAGGATATTAAAGCTTTCAAACTTTGACACATCAAAATACAGTCTTTAGCAAAAGCTTGAATCTCCTCAGTCAAATTACACGTTTGACTCTTAATTGTCTactgaaaataagttgacattTTCTAGAAGGAACAAAtgaatatggcattttttttgtaaatttcagtgcacagttcctttttatttgtttgaatttgttttattttattgagtttaagtttggaaaaaaataaaacgcatcatgtgccataactttcgaACAAGCCTCATTGTATTTGGTTTGTTCCTCAATCTGTTACattcagcacataaacagtaaCTGCATATTAAAGtgttcagaagtgtgttctctgcagtggatgtgttaatattttcacttacagaacatgtcatttgaccagagggacacagcaggtaaaagtgggctgaatctgattttctcaccaaatccgatttttttgtttagctgttcacattattttttaaatgtgttctgtatttgacatcagtctgaacagatcagttCCCAAACCGACCCGCATGAGCAAAAGAACAATACTTCATGTGGCTCGTCCAGAGATAAACAATCATGAAGACTAGTGAACACTAGTCACTCCCAgtttcatcttcgccagcatcacaggagcaatTATGAAGcaccagtggttgacagctggtcTCATCACCACAGTGTGTTCGAGTTTGCCATAAAAGGGGCATGTTATTCGGTCACAGCcacttctttgttttgtgtcctcagattctttgaACTCTGGCTCCTCCGGTCGCTTGGCTGTTTTGGtcgaaacctcttcaaacacggagcggctgcgatgagttTCCTCTATTTTttgcacagaaacatcagcctaaatgtttgagtcttaGTGCGAATCGATGACGAATATCGAGctggattgatgtaaaagtcgtatcaattccgatctggctgttcagtcGCACTGCCtgcggatcggatttcagtaccacatatgaatgCGTTTTGATtcagaactgaaaatgtcagattgaATGCATTTTTGTGCTGTTCACAGAGCCACAAagatgacacatctgtgtcacatatgaggaaaaagatcggatttgggccacttttacctgctgtgtaaacgtagccataGTCTACACAACCAACCACAAAAGCTTCTGTGACCCACAAGACTTTATCAGCCAGATAatttaaaatgcaattaaaaaatacaatattcaATGTAGcctgtcaattttttttttctccaaaatcaGTTCAAATGGAGCCTAAACTGAGTCATGTACATCTAAGCTGTTTTCAAAGGCTCCAGCTCCTGAATGAGGTGGTGAAACTCTCCATGCTCCATTTACCTTTCCAGAagctaaaataacaaataattttGTCAACATTCAAATATTAATGGACATGATTGCACATGAGGTTTTTGTTGTAAatttcatttggaaaaaaatgataaaatttaCATTGCAAATAAGAGATTATTAATTTAAAGTTATATCTACATGACATCTATAGTACATTTTGGACGTATCTGTGAACAGCTTGTTTTCTTTAATTTGTTCTGGAACTACTGAATGTAGCAAACCACCAACATGTTAGTATAACTGCaatactgagaatgatccagtaCCCAAccaatacctgctctgtggtggtcctgacttttctttggggactattttgccttatagcACATTGCATGTCCCTCTCTAGCATAAACAGGTTTTAAAACGTATGTTTTTATGTCATCACAAACATTATACCATAACTAAACAATGTCTCAACATCAGGAGTactgtaaccatttcatgtcatcACTTCCTGTGATGCAGCTTTttggaggcattaaacactttggacatctggttggTACCACCACTACTATCAACCATTCTAACTCGGTAGTTGTCTCTAGAGCAGGGCATTCTCAATTCTAATAAATTGCCCAAAAAGGCTTAGTATGATTACCCACACCAATCATCAGGGAGGTGTGACTTGTTCAGTTTGGCTGCATAACAGCACAAAGCCTTTGTTATGCCTTGTGTATTTACTTGGTTTTGGTGTTTTGTTCTCATTCCAGATTCCATTCTGGGTTTGTCTGCAAGTATGGTTAGTCAGGGACGTAGGTTTGAACATGGTCATTTAATTCTTTTTGTTTGCAGGTAGGGAAAGTAGACGTGTTGTAAAGTAAAGGTAGTGTGGGTTTGATTGTTGTTTTAGCCAGGGAAATTCCTGGGGTTGTTGCCGGTGTGTAAATCTACTGTTGTTTTGTCTTAGTCACATAATACAGTCTTGGTGTCTCATCTCTCACTCACATCACCACGTCTCACTCTTTTCATATTGTTACTGCCTGACCTAGACCGGGTCGGAACACCTTCTTACTGTAATCAAGTGCTATAGGACCTCTCAACCCCACAATTTATCTTTTCCGCATGATCCTGTTTGCATGATACAGCATAACTGTGCAGAATCAGGTGTGAGTAATACTATCATTGACAGCTTAACAGATGTGTTGTTCTAACCTGTGTTGTTTTTGGATGCTGAGGACGACTCTTTGTCAggtttgctcttttttttcttagacGAGCCGGAGGCCTCCGAGGACGTCGGTCTTTTCTCGACTGCTGGAGTGGACAGAGCCCTCTTCTTAAAGAGTTCACGCTCTCTCAGCAGAGCGGGATCCAtcttacacaaacacataaaaaaatccGAATGTACATTTTAGACAAAagccaaacaacaacaaaaataaacccTAATgccacactacacactgtatgGCATGCATCTCTCGTAAATGACCATATCAATAAATCACTTTATACACAACTGCAGCCAAACATGGAAGATGTTTACATGTGCCGCTTATGCATGTTAGACAATAGTATGTCTGTGCATGGACATCACACACTGCACATTATTAATGTAGATGTGAGCCTATTTGGCCATTGCTAAAGGCTAAGCAGCTAACAGGAAACTACTATTAAAACACTGATATTTCTATTTAGGGTAGTTATCTAAGtatgtgacaataaacgcaTTGCATAGCATAGAACTGTCAGAGCTGGGTGATATGGCATATACAACGTATCACAAGAGTTGTCACAAAATATATCTTTCTGAGATGTGGAACAGAACCTGGAGaactacaataataatagtacaaAAAAGGAGAATAAATTACAATGATGTTATCCAATGTGTTTACaaactaaatccaattaaacggGCCTGATTATGACCACTTTGGTATGAAACTTAAAAAGTGTTCTATAAGTACTGCACGCTGTAAACTTAGTCCTGAACTGCTTCAGTGAAAGGATGTGTTCAGTGTGGTCTTTAGCGCTTTTCTTTTCCATCTCTGATAAACGGGACGCACACTGATACTTACAGGGAAGCACATATACACAAAACCTCAGGTGCGAACTCTGGGACGGGGTCTCTTTGCTGCCATGTTTCTATATTTCCTGAGCACAAATGAGCTGAATCTTCAccaaaaaaacattacaaaggCCAGGAACTGATTTAGCTAGTTATCTAACTAGTATCCATAAGCATCTCATCACAGAACGTACCTGAACACTTGTACAAAGTAGATCGTAAAGCCGATAACGTCAAACTTCTAACTAACGTTCTCGTGATCTAAGTGTACAAGCTAACCCAGCTATAGCTTAACAATGTTAAGTAAGCTAGCTAACTAAGTAGCTAGGTGACTCGCGGCTAGCGCTTATTAATCCATCCAAAATTGTATTTGTAATACTGAACTAATTATACGAACAATGTGTCCGCATTATGCTCAGTATTGTCAGAATTGTCCACAGGATGTGAAGGTATGGATGATAACAAAAGCTAGCCAAATTACTCCAGCTAACTGCAGAGCGCAGGCTAAGGTATGTCAGTAACGTTCCAACCTTAGTTAGCTATATCTCTACTCAGCGTAAAGCCATTCACCTACCTTACTACTCCACGATCTCCCTTCGAGAGACAGATCTGTTAGATCCTAATTATTCATTCAACTTTCATTAGCTGTTCGCTTTTTGTCCGAATCCGGTAAGAAAGGATAGTTACTCTGTTGCCGTGTCTCACTCGAACAGAGACAACGCTTGACGCTAGGCGCGCGCTCCAAACGGCGTATACGAAACCTACGTAGGGTACCTCGAAAGGAGTCGGACTCCTGGTGgacattttgtaatattttaaatgattgaaAAAGAACCTTATAGAAAGCACTGTGGCGACAAACGAACCACACTTACTATAACGTCTTTTTgtcaaatgtattattattagcagtggTGTTGTTTGTTATTCATTGCTCTGAATGAAAATCCGGCTGCTTACGAGTGAAACTAGGCTAGGGCATTTCAGTTTTTCGTAAAGCTGATGGATTCTAACTGATAAATACCACATGTAACGTATAATGTGTCCTTTCTTCAGGTGGTGGACATGTCTATTAACAACCCTGAGAGGGGAAAAGTCATATTACGGTTAACCATCTGGACTATTAGGTAGTAGCATAACCGCTACCTCTCTACAAGTTCATTAGACACACGAGCGGATCCTAGGGAGTAGGGCATAGGCTTTATCACATCGGAATGGAGCGCTTCCCCACAACCGAAAGCGATTTCATTCTTCTTCGTCTCTTCTGGTGAGCTTCAGTTTTGGGAATGGCTACAACCGAAAAGGCGTAGCGTCACCTTCTGCACTACGATTTTTTACACTACATAGTTTAAACCGTACAAATAAAGCACCCATGACTAGAGGTGGataatccaggtccaaaaaagtaaaaaccctcaccaggattttgttccaacacctCAACACTtttgctgctggtttgagcAAATTAGAGAAGCGTAGTAGTTGGAACAAATTCCTAGGGAGGGTTTTTTGGAtctggattacccacctctacCCATGACACATCTCCTTATCAAAGTGTACTGTTTTGATCAAATCAAACAACGCATCGTGCACGATAAACTCCAAACGCTTTCAAAAATCACTCCCTAGCGTAACGGCTCTCCGCCGCGGGAGGGGGCGACAGATACCTTCAGCCAAACTATAAACAAACGCAGAAGACGTGGAAACGATTAGACCGATTTGCTGCCTCATTTCTTTAGTTCCCTTTCCTTGACTGGAGCTGCGGGTGTCTGAACATGGCAGCGGCAGACGTTCATAAAGTCATTATTTATGGAGGGAGAGGAGCTCTGGGCtcaaaatgtgttcagtatTTCAGATCGAAGCAGTGGGTGAGTTCATCACGCTGCTCTCAACATCACGAGAACCATGAGCTCTAGCTTACTTGCAGCAGAACCGATAAACATAGCACCATAAACACACGTTCCATTGCACGGACGTAAGTGCGCTAGATCATCAGCGCTCTCATACACTTATTAAGACGAATGCAGGTCACTGAAGCCATAAGTGTACTGTATTTAGAGCTGGAGACGTAGACCTCCGTCTTGTTGTCTTTATATGTACTTCTGTATGACTAATTAATGCACACTTTCTCATGACAACTTTAACGTCAGTGTTTCAAGTAGACATTTCCATCGTCTAGATTAACGTGATATATGTGATCTCCACATATATCGATAGGTAAGTCCttaagactgaaaaaaaaaaacaataaaatataaaaatcttgGATCACGAtagaatttaacaaaaaaaagtgcagaACGTACATTAGAGTAAAACGTACAAGGGaattaaaacaaattatttaaGTGAGCACAATCAGGCACATGAAAAGAAATAGTTTTtgactttaatttaaaaactgtTTCTTTGACATCTCTTTAACACATGCCCCCTCCCCAACAGTGGGTTGCCTGCATTGacataaatgcaaatgaagaGGCCAATGCTAATGTCACTGTTCAAACGACAGACTCCTTTAATGAGCAAGCCAGCCAGGTGAGAGAtgcaaattttaaaattttcattttgtgatgtcacaaaaagtaACACCcatttatatgtgtatgtatatacacttttttttcAACCATGGCCACGATGACCTAGTTTTAGAAGGATGATCTATATTTGTTAAGCCACTTTTTAAGATGATCAAATCGGACTAGTTTTCTGGGATCACTGTCACAGTATTATAGCCAGTCAATTTTATTGTGTGTCCTCAGaggattaaaaatatatataagatTCAGTGTGAAAACAGTGATATATTATCTGGCcaatcagcagtgactgtttttcagtttatctTGGAACAACTGTATTTGTTTgtcatatttacatgttttctcTGTAGGGGATGTGTGTTCACTTTTTCTCACTTAGagaattaacaaaacatgtaatttgcaCCAGcagtattcaaacttttgcatgtggcTGTATGTCTGTGTAAGGCTCTGCACTTAAAAACGGACAAATCCTTTCAGGTTACAGCTGATGTAGGTGAGctgctgggggaaaaaaaggtcGATGCCATTTTGTGTGTGGCCGGAGGCTGGGCAGGGGGCAGTGCCAAGGCCAAAGGTCAGAGCAGAACACACTACTGATTTCACTTTTACTGGCAGGGACTGAGTAATATGTAGGCCTGTCACGTCCCTAcaattttaaatgatgattaataGCCATAGAAATCATTGTGATTATCAATGTAATTGTATTTTTCGTTCTGTGTATTCAGCTATTGAAGTCTAAAATGGCAAAACTCTCTGCCATCTTGCTGTCCATAGCTTTCTAACAGAGGTGtaaagagtactgaaaatccCTACTTAAGTACAAGTACTGATACTGTAGTGATAAATTACTCAGGTACAAGTAAAAGAATTAGTAAGTACTCAAATTACTCAAGTAAATAAGTAGTTCATTGAAAAACGACTTAAGTATTGAGTTACTTTTTCGTATTTCCACTGTCACAGCCTAAACATATTTCTGAGCTGACATCACTGGCCAGATCTGTACAGAAAAGCACTAATGCAGGTGTTCTGAGAGCTGAGACTGATCACAGTTCACTCTGCTAGAGAATATTTACACATCTTTCTGTGAACTGTGTAAGGAACAaggtttacattacatttcatgGTTAGATGATTATGTAAGACGCCCTAGTTTatctgtttccaataaagtattTTAGAATCTCTGAAAGACTGTGCAGAGGTTGTTTGAGTCCAAATTATGAGTCGATTGCTTAAGTAATGATGTTATTTTAGTGAGTCATGCTGCTCAACAGGTCCCTGgactttatatttttattatattattattatttatgattaTATTTTCACTAATATCTGTTTCTACCATTTCTACCATTAAACTCAGCAGCAACATCAGCATGTAACCCAGCTTTGATTTTTACtataatatatttcattataaatcATGCTGATCAGTTCATACAGAATCAgactttattactttatttcacAGTTAAACAGCTAAACAGCCTCTCACAGTTAAAGACAAACAccaaggcagagagagaggaagagagacagagagagagagaagcattttaaaagacagaagaaaagcGCCAACGCGGTACCTACTAGCTCAGCTAATGCTCCTTCAGACTGAAGTGGAGTTGTGAGAGCGGATTTCAGCAGTTTTCATGTTTGG
This Pygocentrus nattereri isolate fPygNat1 chromosome 22, fPygNat1.pri, whole genome shotgun sequence DNA region includes the following protein-coding sequences:
- the smim18 gene encoding small integral membrane protein 18 isoform X3, yielding MSVSSSGAALVQQVYPFHDGWNIACFIILLLFILTVLSLATLAFLYELLDCGCFAKSKTAHDRRNQNDEVV
- the smim18 gene encoding small integral membrane protein 18 isoform X1; translation: MLQSSQANQSIMSVSSSGAALVQQVYPFHDGWNIACFIILLLFILTVLSLATLAFLYELLDCGCFAKSKTAHDRRNQNDEVV
- the smim18 gene encoding small integral membrane protein 18 isoform X2, yielding MSIMSVSSSGAALVQQVYPFHDGWNIACFIILLLFILTVLSLATLAFLYELLDCGCFAKSKTAHDRRNQNDEVV